From Camelina sativa cultivar DH55 chromosome 7, Cs, whole genome shotgun sequence, one genomic window encodes:
- the LOC104700607 gene encoding protein WEAK CHLOROPLAST MOVEMENT UNDER BLUE LIGHT 1, translating to MEDLKNPTESGDIVSDNNAATLNPELVESASTRESNLQQSVSKVDDNIPQSQTHNEESLSASDAATEKEISSTTTIVEEQVSELNEIGLPSVKTVVVGTATNDGSATTVSSPRPHLSPRFSGSAGTPKNVDSPHRGIIDNAAPFESVKEAVSKFGGITDWKSHRMQAVGRRKLIEEELKKIHDEIPEYKTHSETAEAAKLKVLKELESTKRLIEQLKLNLEKAQTEEQQAKQDSELAKLRVEEMEQGIAEDVSVAAKAQLEVAKARHNGAVTELCSVKDELETLHKEYDALVQDKDVAVKKVEEATLASKEVEKTVEELTIELIATKESLESAHASHLEAEEQRIGAAMARDQDTHRWEKELKQAEDELQKLNQQIHSSKDLKAKLDTASALLLDLKAELVAYMESKLKQEACDSSTTNSDPSTDLHGAVASAKKELEEVNANIEKAAAEVNCLKLASASLQMELEKEKSALASIKQREGMASIAVASLESEIERTRSEIASVQSKEKEGRDKMVELPKQLQQAAEEADEAKSLAELAREELRKAKEDSDQAKAGASTMESRLFAAQKEIEAAKASERLALAAIKALEESESTTLKENAPQSVTLSLEEYYELSKRAHEAEELANARVAAAVSRIEEAKETEMRSLEKLEEVNRDMDARKKALKEATEKAEKAKEGKLGVEQELRKWRAEHEQKRKAGGDGVNNTEKSHQRGSSFEGGGNELSKLEKSSPEEAAVYASSPSDSYGTEDNVSETNQSPQTKSGKKKKKLSFPRFFMFLSKKKSHN from the exons ATGGAGGACTTAAAAAATCCTACTGAGAGTGGAGATATTGTTAGTGATAATAATGCTGCAACATTAAATCCTGAGTTGGTCGAATCGGCCAGTACTCGAGAATCTAACTTACAACAATCAGTTTCAAAGGTTGATGATAATATACCACAATCTCAAACTCATAATGAAGAATCTCTTTCTGCTTCTGATGCTGCAACCGAAAAAGAAATTTCGAGTACAACAACAATCGTAGAAGAACAAGTGTCAGAGCTAAATGAGATTGGTTTACCTAGTGTAAAGACTGTGGTGGTGGGTACGGCAACAAATGATGGGTCAGCTACAACTGTATCATCTCCTAGACCGCACTTGTCTCCAAGATTCTCAGGATCAGCTGGGACGCCGAAAAATGTGGACTCACCACATAGAGGTATAATCGATAACGCTGCGCCTTTTGAATCTGTTAAAGAAGCTGTCTCCAAATTTGGAGGAATCACTGACTGGAAATCTCACCGTATGCAAGCAGTAGGG AGGCGCAAGCTTATAGAAGAAGAGCTTAAAAAGATCCATGACGAGATACCTGAGTACAAAACACATTCGGAAACCGCTGAGGCTGCGAAACTGAAAGTGCTCAAGGAGCTAGAAAGCACAAAGAGACTCATTGAACAGTTGAAGCTTAATTTGGAAAAAGCACAAACAGAAGAACAACAGGCGAAGCAAGACTCAGAGCTTGCTAAGCTAAGGGTTGAGGAGATGGAACAAGGAATAGCTGAAGACGTCAGTGTTGCAGCTAAAGCTCAGCTTGAGGTGGCCAAGGCAAGGCATAACGGAGCCGTTACAGAGTTGTGCTCTGTCAAGGATGAGCTTGAAACTCTTCACAAGGAATATGATGCTTTGGTGCAAGATAAAGATGTGGCGGTAAAGAAAGTAGAAGAAGCAACGTTGGCTTCAAAAGAAGTTGAAAAGACTGTTGAAGAACTCACCATAGAGCTGATAGCTACCAAAGAGTCGTTGGAATCAGCACATGCTTCTCATTTAGAGGCGGAAGAACAGAGGATTGGAGCAGCCATGGCTAGAGACCAGGATACTCACCGCTGGGAGAAGGAACTTAAGCAAGCGGAGGATGAACTTCAAAAACTTAACCAACAGATACATTCTTCCAAGGACCTAAAAGCAAAGCTTGACACTGCCTCAGCGCTGCTTCTTGATTTGAAGGCAGAGTTGGTTGCTTATATGGAATCGAAGCTAAAACAGGAAGCGTGTGACTCAAGCACCACAAACAGCGATCCTTCAACAGATTTACATGGAGCTGTTGCCTCTGCAAAGAAGGAACTTGAAGAAGTCAATGCCAATATCGAAAAAGCAGCTGCTGAAGTGAACTGCTTGAAACTAGCCTCCGCTTCCTTGCAAATGGAACTCGAGAAAGAGAAGTCTGCTCTTGCCTCAATCAAACAAAGAGAAGGGATGGCTTCCATAGCAGTAGCTTCTTTAGAGTCCGAAATCGAAAGAACGAGATCGGAGATTGCTTCAGTTCAGTCAAAGGAGAAAGAAGGGAGAGACAAAATGGTGGAGCTACCAAAGCAACTTCAGCAAGCAGCAGAAGAGGCTGATGAAGCAAAATCGCTTGCTGAACTTGCTCGTGAGGAGCTACGAAAGGCGAAAGAAGATTCAGATCAAGCAAAAGCTGGAGCAAGTACAATGGAGAGCAGGCTATTCGCTGCTCAGAAAGAAATCGAAGCAGCTAAAGCTTCAGAGAGGTTGGCCTTAGCTGCGATCAAGGCTTTGGAAGAGAGTGAATCAACAACACTGAAAGAGAATGCTCCACAAAGCGTTACACTTTCATTAGAAGAGTACTATGAGCTCAGCAAACGCGCTCACGAGGCAGAGGAACTGGCGAATGCTAGAGTAGCAGCAGCGGTTTCAAGGATCGAGGAAGCTAAAGAAACAGAAATGAGAAGCTTGGAGAAGTTGGAAGAGGTGAATAGAGACATGGATGCGAGAAAGAAGGCTTTAAAAGAAGCAACTGAAAAGGCTGAGAAAGCTAAAGAAGGGAAGTTGGGGGTGGAGCAGGAGCTTAGGAAATGGAGGGCAGAGCATGAACAGAAGAGAAAGGCTGGTGGTGATGGAGTCAACAACACTGAGAAAAGTCACCAAAGAGGTAGTAGCTTTGAAGGAGGAGGAAATGAGTTGAGTAAGTTGGAGAAATCATCACCTGAGGAGGCTGCTGTTTATGCCTCTAGCCCAAGTGACTCATATGGAACAGAAGATAACGTCTCTGAAACCAATCAATCACCACAGACCAAGtctggaaagaaaaagaagaagctttctttCCCCCGGTTTTTTATGTTCttgtcaaagaagaagtcaCATAATTAA
- the LOC104700608 gene encoding scarecrow-like protein 34 translates to MMDPNLDANPSFLADPVEEDQYTLLKYVSEILMEESNGDYKQSMFYDSLALQKTEEMLQQVITDSQNQSFSSDSIITTSSSSFAGRDASGSIVESADLRISPAVVKSIFSDADSALQFKKGVEEASKFLPNSDQWLIKPEWCDLGLDQLRVKRSHEREVIDFEEVRNSKQFATNVEDGKITELFDKVLLLDSECDPPTLLDSKIQEIRSSNKQGVKGKKEKKKKKKSQVVDFRTLLTLCAQAISTGDKTTALDLLMQIRQQSSPIGDAGQRLAHCFANALEARLQGSTGSMIQNYYNAITTSSLKETATDTLKAYRVYLSSSPFVTLMYFFSFRMILDASIDASVLHIVDFGILYGFQWPMFIQYISSRKDAPRKLRITGIELPQRGFRPAERIEETGRRLAEYCKRFNVPFEYKAIASQHWEKIRIQDLDIRPNEVLAVTAGLRLKNLQDETGSEENCPRDAVLKLIRNMNPNVFIHSIVNGSFNAPFFISRFKEAVYHYSALFDMFDSTLPRDNEERIRFEREFYGREAMNVIACEEADRVERPETYRQWQVRMVRAGFRQKQVKPELVEKFREKLKKWGYHKDFVVDENSKWLLQGWKGRTLYASSCWVPL, encoded by the coding sequence atgATGGATCCCAATTTGGATGCAAACCCTAGTTTTCTAGCTGATCCAGTAGAAGAAGATCAGTATACGCTTTTGAAATACGTCAGCGAGATCCTTATGGAAGAGAGTAACGGCGATTACAAACAGTCTATGTTCTACGATTCATTAGCTTtacaaaaaacagaggaaatgttGCAGCAAGTGATTACAGATTCTCAAAATCAGTCCTTTAGCTCTGATTCGATCATTACCACTAGTTCCAGCAGCTTTGCTGGGAGggatgcaagtggaagcataGTAGAATCGGCTGATCTACGGATTAGTCCAGCTGTGGTTAAGAGTATATTTAGTGATGCAGATTCAGCTTTACAGTTTAAGAAAGGTGTTGAAGAAGCTAGTAAGTTCCTTCCCAATAGTGACCAATGGCTTATCAAACCCGAATGGTGCGATTTGGgtttggatcagttgagagttAAGAGGAGTCATGAAAGGGAAGTAATTGATTTTGAGGAAGTTAGGAATAGTAAGCAGTTTGCAACTAACGTTGAAGATGGGAAGATCACAGAGTTGTTTGATAAAGTTTTGCTTCTTGACAGCGAATGCGATCCACCAACTTTGTTAGACAGCAAGATTCAAGAGATTAGGAGTAGTAATAAACAAGGAGTGAaggggaagaaggagaagaagaagaaaaagaagagtcaGGTGGTTGATTTCAGAACACTTCTCACACTATGTGCACAAGCCATTTCAACAGGGGATAAAACCACTGCACTTGATTTGTTGATGCAGATAAGGCAACAATCTTCGCCTATTGGTGACGCGGGACAAAGACTTGCTCATTGTTTCGCTAACGCGCTTGAGGCTCGTTTACAAGGAAGCACTGGTTCTATGATCCAGAATTATTACAATGCTATCACCACTTCCTCGTTGAAAGAAACCGCTACGGATACACTTAAAGCGTACAGAGTTTATCTCTCCTCGTCTCCGTTTGTTACTTTAATGTATTTCTTCTCCTTCAGGATGATTTTAGATGCGTCGATAGATGCGTCCGTTCTTCATATAGTTGATTTTGGGATACTCTACGGGTTTCAATGGCCGATGTTTATACAATACATATCTAGTCGTAAAGATGCGCCGAGGAAGCTGAGGATTACTGGTATCGAGCTGCCTCAGCGCGGGTTTCGTCCAGCGGAACGTATAGAGGAGACGGGAAGGAGATTGGCTGAGTATTGTAAACGGTTTAACGTACCGTTCGAGTACAAAGCTATTGCGTCTCAACACTGGGAAAAGATCAGGATACAAGATCTTGATATACGACCGAACGAAGTCTTGGCGGTTACTGCTGGACTGAGACTCAAGAACCTTCAAGACGAAACAGGAAGTGAAGAGAATTGTCCAAGAGACGCTGTCTTGAAGCTGATAAGGAACATGAACCCAAACGTTTTCATCCACTCGATCGTCAACGGTTCTTTCAACGCGCCGTTCTTCATCTCACGGTTCAAAGAAGCGGTTTACCATTACTCTGCTCTCTTCGACATGTTTGATTCGACGCTTCCTAGGGATAACGAAGAGAGGATTAGGTTTGAGAGGGAGTTTTATGGGAGAGAGGCTATGAATGTTATAGCATGCGAAGAAGCTGATAGGGTAGAGAGGCCGGAGACTTATAGACAGTGGCAAGTGAGAATGGTTAGGGCAGGGTTTAGGCAGAAACAAGTGAAACCTGAGCTGGTGGAGAAGTTTAGGGAAAAGCTGAAGAAATGGGGTTACCATAAAGACTTTGTGGTTGATGAAAATAGTAAATGGTTATTACAAGGCTGGAAAGGTCGAACTCTTTATGCTTCTTCTTGTTGGGTTCCTCTGTAA